One Sciurus carolinensis chromosome 10, mSciCar1.2, whole genome shotgun sequence genomic window carries:
- the Tet2 gene encoding methylcytosine dioxygenase TET2 isoform X2, producing MEQDRINHADGNSLSPFLIPSPSPICQTDPLAIKLQNGSPLTEKPHPEVNGDTKWQSFNSYGIPHMKGSQSTCRSPDLMPEDRGYSKHLQNGGIKRTVSEPSLSGLHQNKKLKLDQKAKGEKNDFGESQERNPGESSSQPNVSALSGRRESGSSITQENAVQDFTSFSAHNCNGSENPELQILNEQKEKNANNYQLLLKNKAVLMPNGATVSASSMENTHGELLEKTLSQYYPDCVSIAVQKTTSHINAINSQATNELSCEITHPSHTSGQINSPQASSSELPPEPAAVVTEACDADNASKPIAVLGTCPFQKPEQLQQQKSPFEICPSSAENGNIQGNMKVVSGEEFCPGPSSNMQAPSGSSEQYLKQNEMNGAYFKQNSVFTKDSFSATTTPPPSQLLLSPPPSLSPAVPQLPSEGKRTLHNGVLEENHHYPNQSNITLLRDVKMEGQPEAPTSQSPNPSIRVSTPSLMLPEGPQNNCVTKNGLLIPGTMTVPLCPEKTRPTSEHLKHHTPILGSSGDLQDHCHQLMGHKEQEILKDRDKEHTQDLVLPTQHYLKPGWIELKSPHFHQGESHQKCNEASLQSILQYQSKPSNQMTSKQYTGNSNTPAGLSRQAYIQKIMQPEQKSQMYQVEMNQGQSQGMVDQHLQFQKLSHQVHVSKTDPLPEAHVQAPCASRFHFPQRADTQTEKFMSPLLKQPLNQQASETEPFSNSHLLQHKPHKQAAQTQPSQNSQFPQNQQQQKLQMKNKEQMSQTLSHPQGHSDQEREGTFFRQIKMEECYSSENQYSKSSEFQTQNAQVGLEQVQNTSNRNSPYGQILKSSASKVHISCSNNTHLIPENKEQAVRAELFTVNKTPNLHHMQYFPNNVTPKQDILHRCFQEQEQKSQQASVLQGYKNRNQDISGQQTVQLAQQRYLMQNQAKTFPVPDQGGSHLQTPPQKDIQKHAALRWHLLHKQEQQQAQQNQPESCHNQVHRPIKIEPGSKPHACMRPMSAQQENKTWKKITKQEITSPSCDNVQQKSIIETMEQHLKQFQVKSLFDHKALTLKSQKQIKVEMSGPVTVLTRQITATDLDNHTPGLEQHATSEKTPTKRTGGSLLGTFIESPSKLLDTPVKNLLDTPVKTQYDFPSCRCVGMERRVKLLGLKESSILVKKAKVLRDVLLPNG from the exons ATGGAACAGGATAGAATCAACCATGCTGACGGCAACAGTCTAAGTCCATTCCTGATTCCATCACCTTCTCCCATCTGCCAGACAGACCCTCTGGCCATAAAGCTCCAGAATGGAAGCCCACTTACAGAGAAACCTCATCCAGAGGTAAATGGAGACACCAAGTGGCAGTCTTTCAACAGTTATGGAATACCCCATATGAAAGGTAGCCAGAGTACTTGCCGAAGTCCAGACTTAATGCCAGAAGACAGAGGGTATTCCAAGCACTTGCAAAATGGAGGAATAAAACGCACAGTTAGTGAACCATCTCTCTCTGGGCTCCATCAGAACAAGAAGTTGAAACTAGACCAAAAAgctaagggagaaaaaaatgacttcGGGGAAAGCCAAGAAAGAAATCCAGGTGAAAGCAGCAGTCAACCAAACGTCTCCGCTTTGAGTGGTAGGAGAGAATCTGGAAGCTCCATAACCCAAGAAAACGCAGTTCAAGATTTCACCAGTTTTTCAGCTCATAACTGCAATGGGTCTGAAAATCCAGAGCTTCAGATTCTAAATgagcagaaggagaaaaatgCTAACAACTACCAATTACTTCTTAAAAACAAGGCAGTGCTAATGCCTAATGGTGCTACAGTTTCTGCCTCTTCCATGGAAAACACACACGGTGAACTCCTGGAAAAAACACTGTCTCAATATTATCCAGATTGTGTTTCCATTGCGGTGCAGAAAACCACATCTCACATAAATGCCATTAATAGTCAGGCTACTAATGAGTTGTCTTGTGAAATCACTCACCCATCACATACCTCAGGGCAGATCAATTCCCCACAGGCCTCTAGTTCCGAGCTGCCTCCAGAGCCGGCTGCTGTGGTGACTGAGGCCTGTGATGCTGATAATGCCAGTAAGCCGATTGCAGTGCTAGGTACCTGTCCTTTCCAGAAACCAgaacaactacaacaacaaaagtcACCTTTTGAGATATGCCCATCATCTGCAGAAAACGGTAACATCCAAGGAAACATGAAGGTAGTGTCTGGTGAAGAGTTCTGTCCAGGTCCCAGCAGCAATATGCAAGCTCCTAGTGGCAGCTCTGAACAGtatttaaagcaaaatgaaatgaatggtGCTTACTTCAAGCAAAACTCAGTGTTCACTAAGGATTCCTTCTCTGCCACTaccacaccaccaccatcacaattgcttctttctccccctccttctctctctcctgctgttCCTCAGCTTCCTTCCGAAGGAAAGAGAACtctgcacaatggagttttggaAGAAAACCATCACTACCCCAACCAGAGTAACATAACTCTTTTAAGGGATGTGAAAATGGAGGGTCAACCTGAGGCACCAACATCCCAGAGTCCTAATCCATCTATCCGTGTATCTACCCCATCTCTGATGCTTCCAGAAGGGCCTCAGAATAATTGTGTTACTAAGAATGGCTTACTGATACCAGGGACAATGACTGTCCCATTGTGTCCTGAGAAAACAAGACCAACATCAGAACATCTCAAGCATCATACACCAATTCTTGGTAGCAGTGGGGATTTACAGGATCACTGCCATCAGTTGATGGGACACAAAGAGCAAGAGATTCTGAAGGATCGGGACAAGGAACATACACAAGACCTTGTGCTCCCAACACAGCACTACCTGAAACCAGGATGGATTGAATTGAAGTCCCCTCATTTTCACCAAGGAGAATCCCATCAAAAATGTAATGAGGCATCACTGCAGTCCATTCTTCAGTATCAGTCCAAACCTTCTAATCAAATGACCTCCAAACAATACACTGGAAATTCCAACACACCTGCAGGGCTCTCAAGGCAAGCTTACATCCAGAAAATAATGCAGCCAGAGCAGAAGTCACAAATGTACCAAGTTGAGATGAATCAAGGGCAGTCTCAAGGTATGGTGGACCAACATCTCCAGTTCCAAAAACTCTCACACCAGGTGCATGTCTCTAAGACAGACCCTTTACCTGAAGCTCATGTGCAGGCACCTTGTGCCTCTAGATTTCATTTTCCACAAAGGGCAGATACCCAAACAGAGAAATTCATGTCCCCATTGTTAAAACAGCCCTTGAATCAACAGGCCTCAGAGACTGAGCCATTTTCAAACTCACACCTTTTGCAACATAAGCCTCATAAACAGGCAGCACAAACACAACCGTCCCAGAATTCACAGTTTCCTCAAAACCAGCAGCAGCAAAAGTTacaaatgaagaataaagaacaaatgtCTCAGACATTGTCTCATCCCCAAGGTCACAGTgatcaggaaagagaaggaacatTCTTTCGCCAGATTAAAATGGAAGAATGCTATAGTAGTGAAAATCAGTATTCAAAATCAAGTGAGTTCCAAACTCAGAATGCTCAAGTGGGATTAGAGCAAGTACAGAATACAAGTAATAGAAATTCTCCTTATGGCCAGATCTTAAAATCAAGTGCAAGCAAAGTGCATATTTCCTGTTCAAACAATACACACCTAATTCCAGAGAATAAAGAACAAGCTGTACGTGCTGAACTCTTTACAGTAAACAAGACCCCAAACTTGCATCACATGCAGTATTTTCCAAATAATGTGACCCCAAAACAAGATATTCTTCACAGGTGCTTTCAAGAACAAGAGCAGAAGTCTCAACAGGCTTCAGTTCTACAGggatataaaaacagaaaccaagATATATCTGGACAACAAACCGTACAACTAGCTCAGCAAAGGTACTTGATGCAAAACCAAGCAAAGACTTTCCCGGTGCCCGACCAGGGAGGAAGTCACCTTCAGACTCCTCCCCAGAAGGACATTCAGAAGCATGCTGCACTAAGGTGGCACCTCTTACACAAGCAAGAACAGCAGCAAGCACAGCAAAACCAACCTGAGTCGTGCCATAATCAGGTACACAGGCCAATTAAGATTGAACCTGGATCCAAGCCCCATGCCTGTATGCGTCCCATGTCAgcacagcaagaaaacaaaacatggaaaaaaataactaagcAAGAGATTACATCTCCAAGCTGTGACAATGTGCAACAGAAGAGCATCATTGAGACCATGGAGCAGCATCTGAAGCAGTTTCAGGTCAAATCATTATTTGACCATAAGGCTCTTACTCTCAAAtcacagaaacaaataaaagttgaaaTGTCAGGGCCAGTCACAGTTTTAACTAGGCAAATCACTGCTACCGATCTCGATAACCATACCCCAGGTTTAGAGCAGCATGCAACTTCAGAAAAGACACCAACTAAAAGAACAGGTGGTTCTCTTCTTGGTACTTTTATAGAGTCACCTTCCAAATTACTAGATACTCCTGTAAAAAATTTATTGGATACACCTGTCAAGACTCAATATGATTTCCCATCATGCAGATGTGTAG GTATGGAGAGAAGGGTAAAGCTATTAGGATTGAAAGAGTCATCTATACTGGTAAAGAAGGCAAAAGTTCTCAGGGATGTCCTATTGCCAAATGG GTGA